The Buttiauxella selenatireducens genome has a window encoding:
- a CDS encoding NADP-dependent oxidoreductase, protein MTQSSQTNRRFVLAQRPQGMPTDQDIRLEEAPVPQPAAGQLLLRTLYLSLDPYMRGRMDDAESYTPGLAIGEVIGAGTVCRVEKSEHADYKIGDLVLAYTGWQDYALSNGEGLQKLDANMQHPSYALGLLGMPGFTGYMGLTDIGEPKAGETVVVAAASGAVGSVVGQVAKLRGAKVVGIAGGEEKCRYVTETLKFDACIDHKAPDFAEQLKKACSKGIDVYFENVGGAVFDAVLPLLNTKARIPVCGVISQYNGMNSAFEQDRLPLLMGTILKKRLRVQGFIISQDYADRYPEFFKQMSQWLAEGKIQFREDIVDGLENSVEAFRGLLVGKNFGKLIVKVAE, encoded by the coding sequence ATGACGCAATCGTCCCAAACTAACCGCCGCTTTGTGCTGGCGCAGCGCCCGCAAGGCATGCCGACCGATCAAGACATTCGTCTGGAAGAAGCTCCTGTCCCGCAGCCTGCCGCAGGCCAGTTACTGCTGCGAACCCTCTATTTATCTCTCGACCCTTATATGCGCGGGCGTATGGATGATGCCGAATCCTATACGCCAGGACTGGCAATTGGTGAAGTCATTGGTGCAGGCACCGTTTGTCGCGTCGAGAAATCTGAACACGCAGATTACAAAATCGGTGACCTGGTTCTGGCATATACCGGCTGGCAGGATTACGCACTTTCTAACGGCGAAGGTTTGCAGAAGCTCGATGCAAATATGCAGCACCCTTCGTACGCGCTCGGTTTACTCGGGATGCCTGGTTTTACGGGTTATATGGGGTTGACCGATATTGGTGAGCCGAAAGCGGGCGAAACGGTGGTTGTTGCAGCAGCCAGTGGGGCAGTGGGCTCGGTGGTAGGGCAAGTGGCAAAATTGCGCGGAGCAAAAGTCGTGGGGATCGCGGGTGGCGAAGAGAAGTGCCGTTACGTAACCGAGACTTTAAAATTTGATGCCTGCATTGATCACAAAGCGCCAGATTTTGCCGAGCAGTTGAAAAAGGCCTGTAGCAAAGGCATTGATGTCTATTTTGAAAACGTCGGTGGTGCGGTGTTTGATGCGGTTCTGCCACTTTTGAATACTAAAGCGCGTATTCCAGTGTGCGGTGTCATCAGCCAGTACAACGGTATGAATAGCGCTTTTGAGCAGGATCGTTTGCCGCTGCTAATGGGGACAATCCTGAAAAAACGTCTGCGCGTACAAGGATTTATTATTTCGCAGGATTACGCCGATCGTTATCCTGAGTTCTTTAAACAGATGAGTCAGTGGCTGGCGGAAGGAAAAATTCAGTTCCGCGAAGACATTGTCGATGGCCTGGAAAACAGCGTGGAAGCGTTTCGCGGTTTGTTGGTCGGTAAGAACTTCGGTAAGTTGATTGTGAAAGTCGCGGAGTGA
- the ascF gene encoding PTS cellobiose/arbutin/salicin transporter subunit IIBC, translating to MAKNYAAVSQSIVDAIGGADNVGAVTHCMTRLRFVLNDGSRVDAAKLKAINGVMGVVRSENQCQVIIGNTVSQAYAEVLKRLPEGMQPAAPANGKNKITLKRIGAGILDALIGTMSPLIPAIIGGSMVKLLAMILDMTGVFGKGSSTLIILNVIGDGAFFFLPIMVAASAAVKFKTNMSLAIAIAGVLVHPNFVDLMAKAAQGQPVEFMGLSVTAVKYTYTVIPALCMTWLLSYIEKWVDRITPAVTKNFLKPMLIVLISAPIAIMLIGPLGIWIGSGISSLVYTIHSYLGWLSVAIMGALWPLLVMTGMHRVFTPSIIQTIAETGKEGMVMPSEIGANLSLGGSSLAVAWKTKNPELRQTALAAAASAIVAGISEPALYGVAVRLKRPLIAALISGFVCGAVAGIGGLASHSMASPGLFTSVQFFDPANPMSIAWVFGVMILAVVLSFFLTLILGFEDIPVEQSDEKEQIQPNAVVAPQHAVNAN from the coding sequence ATGGCTAAGAATTACGCGGCAGTATCTCAGTCGATAGTCGATGCAATTGGTGGCGCGGATAACGTGGGTGCGGTGACACATTGCATGACGCGTTTGCGGTTTGTGTTAAATGACGGTAGCCGCGTGGATGCCGCGAAGCTCAAAGCTATCAACGGCGTAATGGGCGTAGTTCGTAGCGAAAATCAGTGCCAGGTGATCATCGGTAACACGGTTTCCCAGGCGTATGCTGAAGTGCTGAAACGACTGCCTGAAGGCATGCAACCCGCGGCGCCTGCCAACGGCAAAAATAAAATCACTTTGAAACGAATCGGGGCAGGGATTTTGGATGCGCTGATTGGCACCATGTCGCCGCTGATTCCCGCGATTATCGGCGGTTCAATGGTGAAATTGCTGGCCATGATCCTTGATATGACCGGCGTGTTTGGAAAAGGCTCATCCACGCTCATCATTCTTAATGTGATTGGTGATGGCGCATTCTTCTTCCTGCCGATAATGGTTGCCGCGTCGGCGGCGGTAAAATTCAAAACCAATATGTCGCTGGCGATAGCTATCGCCGGTGTGTTGGTGCATCCAAACTTTGTTGACCTGATGGCAAAAGCGGCACAGGGCCAACCGGTTGAATTTATGGGGTTATCGGTCACGGCGGTGAAATACACCTATACCGTGATACCGGCGTTGTGCATGACCTGGCTGCTCTCTTACATCGAAAAATGGGTTGACCGCATCACGCCTGCGGTGACAAAAAACTTCCTGAAGCCGATGCTTATCGTGCTTATCTCTGCCCCTATCGCCATCATGCTGATTGGCCCACTGGGGATCTGGATTGGTAGCGGTATTTCTTCACTGGTTTACACCATTCACAGCTATCTGGGTTGGTTGTCAGTAGCGATTATGGGCGCTCTGTGGCCGCTGCTGGTCATGACCGGTATGCACCGCGTATTTACACCGTCTATTATTCAGACCATTGCCGAAACGGGCAAAGAAGGCATGGTTATGCCATCTGAAATTGGTGCCAACCTCTCTTTGGGTGGTTCATCATTAGCCGTGGCGTGGAAAACCAAAAATCCTGAACTGCGCCAGACGGCACTCGCTGCAGCGGCATCTGCGATTGTGGCGGGCATTTCCGAACCTGCACTTTACGGTGTCGCTGTGCGTCTCAAACGCCCACTGATTGCGGCATTAATCAGTGGTTTTGTCTGCGGCGCTGTCGCAGGAATTGGTGGGTTGGCGAGCCATTCCATGGCATCTCCGGGCCTGTTCACCAGTGTGCAATTCTTTGATCCAGCTAATCCAATGAGCATCGCATGGGTGTTTGGTGTGATGATTCTGGCCGTGGTGCTCTCTTTCTTCCTGACGTTAATCCTGGGCTTTGAAGACATTCCCGTTGAGCAGAGTGACGAGAAAGAGCAAATTCAACCAAACGCCGTTGTTGCACCGCAACATGCTGTAAACGCTAACTAA
- a CDS encoding methyl-accepting chemotaxis protein, whose amino-acid sequence MTARTAATQHEYLLSDDMTLMSTTDLKSTITHANDAFVKVSGYSLQELTGCPHNLVRHGDMPKAAFADMWYTLKQGEPWTGIVKNQRKNGDHYWVRANVVPVVRNGKTTGYMSIRTKAQPEEIAAVEPLYKALKEGRCKYRLYKGLVLGKSGLGKLPTLPLRWRIRMIISTVFILMLAASIALGQSGLSVMIGALASVLGCALLEWQIARPMENIARQALEVATGNQQRVQHLARTDEIGMTLRAIGQLGLMCRWLIHDVSHQVENVRSGSETLAQGNDELNERTRQSVVNVQQTVSTMSQMAVSVQNNSETAAAADKLSSSASQAATHGGKAMETVVTTMADIADSTQRIGSITSLINDIAFQTNILALNAAVEAARAGEQGKGFAVVAGEVRNLAQRSATAANDIRKLIDASASKVQSGTIQVHEAGRTMNDIVEQVRNVTQLLGQISHATSEQAEGLSDLTRAVAELDAITQKNAALVEESAEVSAMVKYRATRLEDAVTVLH is encoded by the coding sequence ATGACTGCGCGGACGGCCGCTACACAGCATGAATACCTGCTCAGTGATGACATGACATTGATGTCGACGACTGATTTGAAAAGCACGATCACCCATGCGAACGACGCGTTTGTGAAGGTGAGCGGTTACTCGCTTCAGGAGCTCACCGGTTGCCCGCACAATCTGGTGCGTCATGGCGATATGCCAAAAGCGGCTTTCGCTGACATGTGGTACACCCTGAAGCAGGGAGAACCCTGGACGGGTATTGTCAAAAATCAGCGTAAAAATGGCGATCATTACTGGGTTCGCGCCAATGTCGTGCCGGTGGTACGCAACGGCAAAACCACCGGATATATGTCGATTCGTACCAAAGCGCAGCCGGAAGAAATTGCTGCCGTGGAGCCACTCTACAAAGCGCTCAAAGAGGGGCGTTGCAAATATCGTCTGTATAAAGGCCTGGTATTGGGCAAGAGCGGGTTAGGGAAATTGCCGACGTTACCGCTACGTTGGCGTATTCGCATGATAATCAGCACCGTTTTCATATTGATGTTGGCTGCATCTATTGCGCTGGGGCAAAGCGGGCTGTCTGTGATGATCGGGGCGCTGGCGAGCGTATTGGGTTGCGCATTGCTGGAATGGCAAATTGCGCGTCCGATGGAAAATATTGCACGTCAGGCACTGGAAGTGGCGACCGGAAATCAGCAGCGTGTGCAGCATCTCGCCCGAACGGACGAAATCGGCATGACGTTGCGCGCTATCGGCCAGCTTGGCCTGATGTGCCGCTGGCTGATTCATGATGTCAGCCATCAGGTTGAAAATGTGCGCAGTGGCAGTGAGACGCTGGCGCAGGGCAACGACGAACTCAACGAGCGCACGCGCCAGTCCGTCGTCAACGTGCAGCAAACGGTCTCCACCATGAGCCAGATGGCGGTATCGGTGCAGAACAACTCGGAAACCGCAGCCGCGGCAGATAAGCTTTCCAGCTCTGCGAGCCAGGCCGCAACCCATGGTGGCAAAGCGATGGAAACCGTGGTGACGACAATGGCTGACATTGCCGACAGTACGCAACGGATTGGTTCCATCACCAGCCTAATCAATGACATTGCCTTCCAGACCAATATTCTGGCCCTTAATGCCGCAGTAGAAGCCGCGCGTGCCGGAGAGCAGGGGAAAGGGTTTGCGGTGGTTGCAGGTGAAGTACGTAACCTGGCACAGCGCAGTGCGACGGCGGCGAATGATATCCGCAAACTTATCGATGCCAGCGCCAGTAAAGTGCAATCTGGGACTATTCAGGTTCACGAAGCCGGTCGCACCATGAACGATATTGTCGAGCAGGTGCGCAATGTGACGCAGTTGCTCGGGCAAATTAGTCATGCCACTTCTGAACAGGCGGAAGGGTTGTCTGATTTAACTCGCGCCGTTGCCGAACTGGACGCTATCACGCAAAAAAATGCGGCGTTAGTGGAAGAAAGCGCGGAAGTCTCTGCGATGGTGAAGTACCGAGCGACACGACTGGAAGATGCCGTTACGGTGCTGCACTAA
- a CDS encoding TetR family transcriptional regulator: METHEIYLPERFDDASLKEKIFFSAISLFAEFGLNGARMEQIAEKANTTKRMVVYHFKSKELLYVQVLEYVYTQIRSCERQLNLSDQPPVEAMVELVEWTFDFHATHPDFIRIICMENMQRGRFVKESTYLREINRSALELLEDVLTRGQEKQLFNKLVTAKDVHRLISSFSFYHVANSYTFSNLFEEGTEPVDSTSHYREMAVKVVLRYIGP; encoded by the coding sequence GTGGAAACCCACGAAATTTATCTTCCTGAGCGTTTTGATGACGCCAGTTTGAAAGAAAAGATTTTCTTCAGTGCCATTAGTTTGTTCGCTGAATTTGGCCTTAATGGCGCACGCATGGAGCAAATTGCAGAGAAGGCCAACACCACCAAACGCATGGTGGTTTATCACTTTAAAAGCAAAGAGCTGCTTTACGTTCAGGTGCTGGAATATGTCTACACCCAAATTCGCAGCTGTGAGCGCCAACTTAATCTCTCTGATCAGCCGCCAGTCGAAGCGATGGTGGAATTGGTAGAATGGACATTTGATTTCCACGCCACGCATCCAGATTTCATTCGTATTATCTGCATGGAAAACATGCAGCGCGGGCGTTTTGTCAAAGAGTCCACTTACCTGCGCGAGATAAACCGCAGCGCGCTAGAATTACTGGAAGATGTACTGACCCGCGGGCAGGAAAAACAGCTGTTCAACAAACTCGTCACGGCCAAAGATGTACACCGCCTGATCAGTAGCTTCAGCTTCTACCATGTGGCGAACAGCTACACCTTCTCAAACCTCTTTGAAGAGGGAACAGAGCCGGTTGATAGCACCTCCCATTACCGTGAAATGGCAGTAAAAGTGGTGCTGCGCTACATCGGCCCCTGA
- a CDS encoding DUF2501 domain-containing protein yields MKANNKITCALALAASVFAAQAMAASWQDQLTSAANELSKTTTSTSGTTGNSAASLTSLLASGTSALSANTMTNAAGILQYCMKNKLVSATNPENVKNQLLDKLGLGSETKETQPQDYTQGLMGLLNTGKGQQLNLETIGNSPLAEKVKTQACDFVLKQGMNYLA; encoded by the coding sequence ATGAAAGCAAACAATAAGATTACGTGTGCTCTGGCACTGGCAGCATCCGTTTTTGCCGCTCAGGCGATGGCGGCAAGCTGGCAGGATCAGCTCACCAGTGCAGCGAATGAACTGAGCAAAACCACCACCAGCACCTCTGGAACCACAGGTAACTCCGCGGCATCACTAACCAGCCTGCTCGCCAGTGGGACTAGCGCACTGAGTGCCAACACCATGACCAACGCCGCGGGCATTTTGCAGTACTGCATGAAGAACAAATTGGTATCAGCCACCAATCCAGAAAACGTCAAAAATCAGCTTCTGGATAAACTGGGACTGGGAAGTGAGACGAAAGAAACTCAGCCACAAGATTACACTCAGGGTTTGATGGGTCTGCTGAATACCGGTAAAGGCCAGCAATTGAATCTGGAAACCATCGGCAACTCGCCGCTGGCAGAAAAAGTGAAAACTCAGGCGTGTGATTTTGTCCTGAAACAGGGCATGAATTACCTGGCTTAA
- a CDS encoding LacI family DNA-binding transcriptional regulator: MSTMLEVAQKAGVSKATVSRVLSGKGYVSEATKDQVYKAIEEAGYRPNLLARNLATNKSECIGLVVTNTLYNGSYFSEILSQAAKKLEDNGRQLILVDGKHSAQEEREAIQFLLDLRCDAVIIYPRFLTIDEMDEIIDQHKQPIMVVNRKLRKHQSHCICCDHKGSSFLATKYLIERGHNDIAFITGALDSPTAIERLAGYKDALNQYHIGVNEALIVQGKWTPDSGVSAVEALLARQQKVSAILASNDEMAVGAMKKLSDMGISVPHEISLLGFDNIPTAPYLTPALSSIKDPVSDMISEVISRLISMLDGGYLSRDNIFTSQLLERNSVSDGPFKS, encoded by the coding sequence ATGTCGACAATGCTAGAAGTGGCACAGAAAGCCGGCGTCTCAAAAGCGACCGTTTCACGCGTTTTATCCGGCAAGGGATACGTCAGCGAAGCCACAAAAGACCAGGTCTATAAAGCGATTGAAGAGGCCGGATATCGGCCAAATTTGCTGGCGCGAAATCTGGCGACGAATAAGTCAGAATGCATTGGTTTAGTCGTAACCAACACCCTTTATAACGGCAGTTATTTCAGTGAAATACTTTCGCAGGCCGCGAAGAAATTAGAAGATAATGGCCGTCAGCTCATTCTGGTGGATGGTAAACACAGCGCACAAGAAGAACGCGAAGCTATTCAATTCTTGCTCGATTTGCGCTGCGATGCGGTGATTATTTACCCGCGTTTTTTGACCATTGATGAAATGGACGAAATTATTGACCAGCATAAACAGCCGATTATGGTGGTGAACCGAAAATTAAGAAAACACCAAAGCCATTGTATCTGTTGTGACCATAAAGGCTCCAGTTTCCTCGCGACGAAATATCTCATTGAGCGTGGGCATAATGATATTGCATTTATTACCGGCGCACTGGATTCGCCTACGGCTATCGAGCGCCTGGCGGGTTATAAAGATGCTTTAAATCAATATCATATCGGCGTAAACGAAGCATTGATTGTGCAGGGTAAATGGACGCCAGACAGCGGCGTGTCGGCCGTAGAAGCGTTGCTTGCTCGTCAACAGAAGGTCAGCGCGATTCTTGCCAGTAATGATGAAATGGCCGTGGGTGCGATGAAAAAATTGAGTGATATGGGGATTTCAGTTCCACATGAAATATCCCTGCTCGGCTTTGATAATATTCCGACAGCACCTTATTTAACCCCCGCGCTATCGAGCATCAAAGATCCGGTCAGCGATATGATTAGCGAAGTGATCAGCCGTTTAATATCCATGTTAGATGGCGGGTATTTATCGCGGGATAATATTTTCACATCACAATTACTGGAGCGAAATTCAGTAAGCGATGGGCCTTTTAAAAGCTAA
- a CDS encoding class I SAM-dependent methyltransferase, with protein MPWQPFLSVIPGSVPADLAIKHITCSDISDHWPLKDEVVEQIDDINQQLANDLSLEAPEIFLDNQGKRRIRCRNRLSEQAFRSRPALEEWRSQLVPTALALWAVQHPLAVRLISGGEMDINSRSWFIHANDARGIRSRAKVMAAIADFHLNDRVSVNWISLACGAAVPVLNTLHSAKLKSQKFTLLLIDHDRQSLMFARGLATQYGLVEGQHFQLLMRNLFDRMIVSDKLVQELGEQSAELVDGLGIFEYFSESEAVHFIRHALRLVKPGGVLIISNMLKSSPQIEFALRCVGWTTIYPRTLFELREIILAAGINLQNVTVTLPSDGVYAVMEINVSE; from the coding sequence ATGCCCTGGCAACCTTTTCTCTCAGTGATCCCGGGATCAGTGCCTGCGGATCTTGCCATTAAACACATCACTTGCAGTGATATAAGTGATCACTGGCCGCTGAAGGACGAGGTAGTAGAACAGATCGATGACATCAACCAACAGCTTGCTAATGATCTCTCTTTAGAAGCCCCGGAAATATTTTTAGATAATCAAGGGAAGCGGCGGATCCGGTGTCGTAACAGGCTCTCCGAACAAGCTTTTCGTTCCCGGCCCGCACTGGAAGAATGGCGAAGCCAGCTCGTTCCCACCGCGCTTGCACTGTGGGCTGTGCAGCATCCACTGGCGGTGAGGTTGATAAGCGGCGGTGAAATGGATATCAATAGTCGATCGTGGTTCATTCACGCCAATGATGCACGGGGCATTCGATCCCGCGCAAAGGTGATGGCCGCCATAGCTGATTTTCATCTCAACGATCGCGTTTCTGTAAACTGGATCAGCCTCGCTTGCGGTGCGGCCGTGCCGGTACTCAATACGTTGCACAGTGCAAAATTGAAGTCTCAGAAATTTACCTTATTGCTGATTGATCATGATCGGCAATCGCTGATGTTTGCTCGTGGGCTGGCGACGCAATACGGGCTGGTTGAAGGGCAGCATTTTCAGCTGCTTATGCGGAATTTATTCGACCGGATGATTGTCAGTGACAAACTCGTTCAGGAACTGGGTGAACAGTCCGCTGAATTAGTCGATGGATTAGGGATTTTCGAATACTTCTCAGAGTCTGAGGCGGTACATTTTATTCGCCACGCGTTACGTTTGGTAAAACCTGGTGGCGTGTTGATTATTTCGAATATGTTGAAAAGCAGCCCACAAATTGAATTCGCATTGCGTTGTGTTGGCTGGACGACGATTTACCCGCGAACGCTTTTCGAGTTAAGAGAAATTATTTTGGCGGCGGGGATTAATCTGCAGAATGTTACCGTGACACTTCCCAGTGATGGCGTTTATGCGGTGATGGAAATTAATGTGAGCGAATAA
- the rfbC gene encoding dTDP-4-dehydrorhamnose 3,5-epimerase produces the protein MNIIQTKIPEVLIFEPKVFGDDRGFFFESFNQKVFEEAVGRSVNFVQDNHSKSCKGVLRGLHYQLAPNAQAKLVRCAVGEVFDVAVDIRQHSATFGQWVGVLLSAENKRQLWIPEGFAHGFMTVSDEAEFLYKTTNFYAPQSDRSILWEDKDIGIAWPEIDAPRLLSDKDHQAKSFKDADYF, from the coding sequence ATGAATATTATTCAAACTAAAATTCCGGAAGTGCTTATTTTTGAACCAAAAGTTTTCGGTGATGACCGCGGGTTTTTCTTTGAAAGCTTTAATCAGAAAGTTTTTGAAGAAGCCGTAGGACGTTCGGTTAATTTTGTTCAGGATAATCATTCAAAATCTTGCAAGGGCGTGCTTCGCGGTTTGCACTATCAATTGGCACCGAATGCCCAGGCAAAACTGGTTCGCTGTGCAGTTGGAGAAGTATTTGATGTTGCCGTGGACATCCGCCAGCATTCTGCAACGTTTGGCCAGTGGGTGGGCGTGCTATTAAGTGCTGAGAACAAACGCCAGTTATGGATCCCAGAAGGTTTTGCCCACGGGTTTATGACTGTCAGCGATGAAGCTGAGTTTTTGTATAAAACGACAAACTTCTACGCGCCACAGAGCGATCGCAGCATTCTTTGGGAAGACAAGGATATTGGCATCGCATGGCCAGAAATTGATGCGCCACGCCTGTTGTCCGATAAAGATCATCAGGCTAAAAGCTTCAAAGATGCCGATTATTTTTAA
- a CDS encoding threonine/serine exporter family protein gives MSTEVNPQREVTRLCIQCGLFLLQHGAESALVEELSSRLGVALGMDSVESSISANAIVLSTIKDNQCLTTTRKNTDRGINMHVVTEVQHIVILAEHKLLDHKGVFKRFAHITPLRYPRWLVVLMVGLSCGCFCKLNHGGWDGAIVAFLASSVAMYVRLLLTSRHLHPQINFCIAAFVATTISGLLIAKGPFASTSNIAMAASVLLLVPGFPLINAVADMFKGHVNTGLARWAMASLLTLATCIGVVMAMSLWGLTGWE, from the coding sequence ATGTCGACAGAGGTAAACCCGCAACGCGAAGTCACCCGCCTTTGCATTCAGTGTGGGCTTTTTTTGCTGCAGCACGGTGCAGAAAGCGCCCTGGTAGAAGAGCTTTCCAGCCGTTTGGGAGTGGCATTAGGGATGGATAGCGTTGAAAGTTCAATTTCAGCGAATGCTATCGTACTGAGCACCATTAAAGATAATCAGTGCCTCACCACAACTCGCAAGAACACCGACCGGGGCATCAATATGCACGTCGTGACGGAGGTGCAACATATCGTGATCCTGGCAGAGCATAAGCTACTGGATCATAAGGGCGTTTTTAAACGCTTTGCGCATATCACTCCCCTGCGCTATCCCCGTTGGTTAGTGGTGCTGATGGTGGGTCTTTCCTGCGGCTGTTTCTGTAAGCTCAACCATGGCGGCTGGGATGGCGCAATCGTCGCATTCCTTGCCAGTTCCGTTGCAATGTATGTGCGGCTGCTGCTCACGTCACGCCATTTACATCCACAAATTAACTTCTGCATTGCGGCATTTGTCGCGACCACAATTTCGGGTCTGCTCATTGCCAAAGGCCCGTTCGCTTCGACTTCCAACATTGCAATGGCGGCAAGCGTTCTGCTGCTGGTTCCTGGTTTTCCGCTGATAAACGCCGTCGCCGATATGTTTAAAGGACACGTCAACACGGGCCTTGCCAGATGGGCAATGGCGAGTCTGCTGACGCTTGCCACCTGCATTGGCGTAGTGATGGCGATGTCATTGTGGGGATTAACAGGATGGGAATAA
- a CDS encoding threonine/serine exporter, with the protein MGIINFLLALLQDMALAAIPAAGFAMVFNVPQRALPYCALLGAIGHGSRMAMMTAGLNIEWSTFIASLLVGSIGIQWSRWYLAHPKVFTVAAVIPMFPGISAYTAMISAVKLSHFGYTEDLMIQLLTNFLKASFIVGALSIGLSIPGLWLYRKRPRV; encoded by the coding sequence ATGGGAATAATCAACTTTTTACTGGCGCTACTACAAGACATGGCGCTGGCAGCGATTCCCGCCGCAGGTTTTGCCATGGTGTTTAATGTCCCGCAGCGTGCGTTGCCGTATTGCGCGCTGCTGGGTGCGATTGGCCACGGCTCCAGAATGGCGATGATGACTGCGGGTTTAAACATTGAATGGAGCACGTTTATCGCTTCACTCCTGGTGGGCAGCATCGGTATCCAGTGGTCACGCTGGTATCTTGCGCATCCGAAAGTCTTTACCGTGGCCGCCGTGATTCCGATGTTCCCAGGGATATCTGCCTATACCGCAATGATTTCAGCCGTGAAACTGAGCCACTTTGGTTACACCGAAGATCTTATGATTCAGCTCCTCACCAACTTCCTGAAGGCGTCGTTTATCGTCGGGGCGCTGTCGATTGGCTTATCCATTCCCGGCCTGTGGCTGTACCGTAAACGCCCACGAGTGTGA
- the proP gene encoding glycine betaine/L-proline transporter ProP encodes MLKRKKKVRPIKVSDVTIIDDSRLKKAITAASLGNAMEWFDFGVYGFVAFALGKVFFPDASPSVQMIAALGTFSVPFLIRPLGGLFFGMLGDKYGRQKILSITIIIMSLSTFCIGLIPSYASIGIWAPILLLLAKMAQGFSVGGEYTGASIFVAEYSPDRKRGFMGSWLDFGSIAGFVCGAGVVVLITAIVGEANFLEWGWRLPFFLALPLGIIGLYLRHALEETPAFQQHIEQLEQGDKEGLADGPKISFKEIATKHWRSLLTCIGIVISTNVTYYMLLTYMPSYLSHNLHYSEEHGVLIIIAIMIGMLFVQPMIGLLSDRFGRRPFIVFGSLALLILAIPAFILINSNVLGLIFAGLLILAVILNSFTGVMASTLPAMFPTHIRYSALASAFNISVLVAGVTPTVAAWLVETTDNLMMPAYYLMVVAVIGLVTGLTMKETANKPLKGATPAASDIAEAREIVQEHHDNIEQKIEDLDREIEELQAKRTNLVQQHPRINE; translated from the coding sequence ATGTTAAAAAGGAAAAAGAAAGTCAGACCTATCAAGGTCAGTGACGTTACCATCATCGACGATAGCCGCCTTAAAAAGGCGATTACTGCAGCATCGCTTGGCAATGCGATGGAATGGTTTGATTTCGGTGTGTACGGCTTTGTTGCCTTTGCGCTCGGTAAGGTCTTCTTCCCGGATGCCAGCCCGAGTGTGCAGATGATTGCCGCATTGGGTACTTTCTCTGTCCCCTTCCTGATTCGCCCATTAGGCGGCCTGTTCTTTGGCATGCTGGGTGATAAGTATGGTCGCCAGAAAATCTTATCCATCACAATCATCATTATGTCATTGAGTACCTTCTGTATTGGTCTTATTCCATCGTACGCAAGTATCGGTATTTGGGCGCCAATCCTGTTGTTACTTGCGAAAATGGCGCAAGGGTTCTCGGTGGGTGGTGAATACACCGGCGCTTCCATCTTCGTGGCGGAATATTCCCCGGACCGCAAACGCGGCTTTATGGGAAGTTGGCTGGACTTTGGCTCCATCGCCGGATTCGTCTGTGGGGCCGGCGTGGTGGTGCTGATAACGGCTATCGTCGGCGAAGCTAACTTCCTCGAATGGGGCTGGCGACTGCCCTTCTTCCTCGCTCTGCCATTAGGGATTATCGGTCTGTATCTGCGTCATGCGCTTGAAGAAACCCCCGCGTTTCAACAGCACATTGAACAGCTTGAGCAAGGCGATAAAGAAGGTCTGGCAGACGGTCCGAAAATCTCCTTTAAAGAGATTGCCACCAAACACTGGCGCAGCCTGCTGACCTGTATTGGTATCGTTATTTCAACCAACGTGACCTACTACATGTTGTTGACGTACATGCCGAGTTACTTGTCGCATAACCTGCATTATTCCGAAGAACATGGCGTACTGATTATCATCGCCATCATGATTGGGATGCTGTTTGTACAGCCGATGATTGGCTTATTGAGCGACCGTTTTGGCCGTCGTCCGTTTATTGTCTTCGGTAGTTTGGCGCTACTGATTCTGGCCATTCCTGCCTTTATCCTGATCAACAGTAATGTTCTGGGGCTCATATTCGCCGGGCTGCTCATTCTGGCCGTAATTCTGAACTCTTTCACGGGTGTTATGGCATCGACGCTCCCCGCCATGTTCCCAACGCATATTCGATACAGTGCGCTGGCAAGCGCCTTTAATATCTCAGTGCTGGTTGCGGGTGTTACGCCAACAGTCGCGGCCTGGTTAGTCGAAACAACCGATAACCTGATGATGCCAGCCTATTATCTGATGGTGGTTGCGGTGATTGGCCTGGTAACCGGTCTGACTATGAAAGAAACCGCGAATAAACCTCTAAAAGGGGCAACACCTGCGGCATCTGATATTGCTGAGGCGCGTGAAATTGTTCAGGAGCATCACGACAATATCGAGCAGAAAATAGAAGATCTTGATCGCGAGATTGAAGAATTACAGGCGAAACGTACCAACCTGGTACAACAACATCCACGTATTAATGAGTAG